Genomic window (Alligator mississippiensis isolate rAllMis1 chromosome 7, rAllMis1, whole genome shotgun sequence):
tcctgtcagACCATGCCCcgctgcagtggctgcagaccatgcacaacaccaatgccaagctgcaacgttggtcttggcagctgcaggaatttaattttatggtccaacacataaaaggaagccagaacgtgatagTGGACtccttgtcacgaaaggactctgaGTAGTGGGTCCTTGGGACTTGGGACTAGTGcggagatcactagtgtaagactgctatcaagttttatggtttctgtatgttattgTCATAACTTGTTTCATGTTCtaggtttttcccttttccttcttctggcatcccgcgggaactccctgacccgacacgcccggacccacggccctgtGAGGCCCCAtgtccgagcttgtaaaggaggggggggaagtgtggcagaaatgccaccgtgggtgccccttttcagagatctgtctccaccagcctgggaggctggtgttgaatccctcagggtggggatctcccacctggtctacatgacaaaagcctggcgcctgggaggcgatgctctggtcacctgggcaggggggaaagacccggccctgtgcgggcccaggtagccagggatgcttgggagattggtcggcttgtggccagtattggcagcttcgattggaccgggctgctgaggtcagagaggttatttaagggcttggtccaagaagaagggagtcagccattagccattagccatgcggtcatccaggtgaatctgagcctggctctctcctcatcaccgcgtgctccaagagtgccctgcctccagaggatacaacaaccacctccggacgatgcgagtgagtaagctactcgagatccgatcagatatttagcttcagtaactcagatgtttaaacggctacctcagccaccctggtttgctctatggattcctttgatattcctgtaagatttctatgatattgctctaccttttaccctgtttccaccctaccccctgtaatcagtaaagttctcctttgtgaccggtgtgggagacttattgaggggtgagtctaaattatgccaaggaggccccttaggtctgtggactaggGGAggctttcctaataagcccctgacttggggaagtgccccaagtgcttgtattgggtctaggacccattggacgatcaggcctgcgttttccaaggtgcgcagagccagaagtgagtccagagccttggctggtggcagcgggaaccccaggctagcgggggtgctccagggaaggggtcggcgggacgggaggcaccccagggaggcactcggagcctggaaggtggtcgggcgcagggaggtgggcggctcaacgcaggagcgccccctactggcccgccacaacactaatgtgcagtagactaattctactgcacattagcatggtttttgtctGTCATGCTAATGAACAGTAGAATTAGTGCACTGTGCTTGTAGCTTCTCATGTAGAAAAGCTCACAGAGTGGGGTAAGGTGAGgcaaaaattaaactaaaataacaaaattaaataaaataaatcaggttttaaaatgaaattgagattttaattttgaaacaaGGCTTttaagaaaagtttttttttcaatgtaatttcaaaagcaaatttaaaaagtaaagaaagaaaagaaagcaaagtgAATCATTTGGGTTCAGTTCAATAGAAATGCTTCAATTGACCTGAAATGAATTGGATGGGGTATTTGCTCCAAGAAAAGTGAAAACATTTAGTTTTAGATGGGCCTGAATTTaactatttttccttttattttccattCATTCATTTGAACCACAAAAATGTCGATTATTCACGTATCTCTACTTACCATAATGGAAGATCACTGGATTCATTATTTAGGATGGCCAGACTGTGCACCTCTGGAACTCAAATCCTCATTCTTGACTGACACCCCACCAACACCCCCAATGCACCCTCTTCCCTCCTCATTGTCCAAGCTGTACTTCCCTCCCAACCATCTTTTGTTGAAGTGGACCCCTTGTCCCAGCCCTGACCAGATGCTCATCCTTAAGTTCCTTAACTAGTGTCTGTTTAACTCCCATAGCTGATGCCCATCATGTCCCAGCTGTAGCCAACTTACCCAGCCAAACATACacttatattctaaaaaaaatgGATAATATAAAGAGATTGGTTGACATGAACAACAATGAGCAGATATTTATTTCCTATAGTGTGTCTAACTCGTAGTTTTCCAGCTGTCTGCCCAGATGGCTTTGGCTCTGGTTTTACACTGTGGATGTGGAAGCATATGTTTGCAGACTGACCATGGCTAGGTATGTACGTGGCTATGTATGCATACATCTGATTGTATGCCCTGGAAAACAAACAGGGAATTTCAGGACCATTAAATAAGTGCTTAGGGTCCTTCTTCATGAAGGCAGAGACTCGGTTTACAAGTGACCCTTGCTTACAGTGAGTTTGAGCCTGCATCTGGACTAGAAGTACCTAATCTGATCATACATTTTCATTAGTAGTTTCAGGAGCTGGTTCATGGTAGACTCCTGTGGTTTGTCACTGTGAATATCCCTAGAGGAAGACTCTACAGGGCTTTGAATAAAAATCTGGTGGTGGTGATAATATCTCATACAACTAGTGACAAACATGGCAAGTTGGAGACAGTACTATAAATAGGATGGCTCTGAGAAAACAGCTTCAGGTTTAAGCATAAGCCAATTGGAAATGCATTTTGTAGTAAATGTCTTGTGGCTAGCTTTTACTGCACCCAGTTGCTAAATGGTCTTTCAAGAGTAAGAAATAGGTTCCTTAACTAGCTGGGTGAATAGAAGATGGGACTACATgaagacagatagatagatctggGAGGATAATTGAGAAAGGGAGGATAGACAGGGAGGATaattgagagagagattttgaagAGGCTTAAAATCAAGTACCAGCATCCTTTGAGCAATGTTTAGTATGTTCTCATTGTAAAGGATGACTGGAAACAAGGTCATCTAATGATTTCTAAGTGTGGCTTGACAAAAGTTAGAATTGAGTTCTGTTAAGTAAATGCTATTTAAGTTTTCCAATATTTTACACAGCCCATTGTTGTTAAGTTTTTCCAGGCAAAGGATAAGATTGTTGCCTTTTTTTGGATCATTTAAGCTGAAAAGCAAATGTaagtatctgtgtgtatgtgtgtatgtgtgtgtgatgggggataTGTGTGTAGATGGACATGTGAGTAGACGCGTACAAAGTTTTGTCTGTTTTATGGGAAAGCTGCTTTAGGGTTTCAGTGATGCCACTAACTCTGGCGGCTGGCAGACAAGAGATTTGACTGAGGTGCATCTCTGATCTGCTTAGGCTGTTCATATAGTCTTTTAAAGACCTAACTAATTAGACTGGGTGCGGGGGCGGGGAGGAACGACCAAAATTTACTGGAAGAGATTGATATAGATTATCCTGGAAATGCTGGATTGACTGAACTGAACTAACAAAGACAGTTTAGAATAGCATAAGAAGTGCCCAAATTACAAGTTAAACTCCTCCATTCTTTTATAATTTTAGGACCAGGGCCTCTGAAGCTGAGACATGCCTCTGAAAAATTGCACCAGGGTGACTGAATTCATCCTCCTTGGATTCAGAACTACCAGGGACCTGAACTTTGTCTTGTTCCTGGTGGTTCTTCTCCTCTACCTTCTATCCCTCATAGGCAATGGCCTCATCATCATCATGGTGAGGGTTGACCGCAGGCTTCAGACCCCCATGTATTTTTTCCTTAGCAACCTCTCCTTCCTGGAGATCTGGTACACCACTGCTATCATCCCCAAAATGCTGGCCAACCTCTTATCAACAAGGACGACCATTTGTTTCTACTGCTGCATGGCTCAAGGGTACTGCCACTTCCTTTTTGGTATCACCGAGTTTTTCATCCTCACGGTGATGTCCTTTGATCGATACTTGGCTATCTGCCATCCCTTGAGATACACGGTACTTATGACCATGCGGGTTTGCTTCCAACTTTCTTTGGGCGTCTGGGTTGGGGGGTTCCTCTCCATTTTTCTGCAAACGTTTCTGGTGCTGCGGCTGCCCTTCTGCTGTTCCAACGTGATCAACCATTACTACTGTGACATCGGGCCCCTTCTCAAGGTTGCCTGCGGGGACACCCAGCTCATCCAATCTCTGGGCTTCATTGTCGCTGTGTCTGTGATACTCAGTTCCTTTGTA
Coding sequences:
- the LOC102572212 gene encoding olfactory receptor 6X1-like — translated: MPLKNCTRVTEFILLGFRTTRDLNFVLFLVVLLLYLLSLIGNGLIIIMVRVDRRLQTPMYFFLSNLSFLEIWYTTAIIPKMLANLLSTRTTICFYCCMAQGYCHFLFGITEFFILTVMSFDRYLAICHPLRYTVLMTMRVCFQLSLGVWVGGFLSIFLQTFLVLRLPFCCSNVINHYYCDIGPLLKVACGDTQLIQSLGFIVAVSVILSSFVFTVVSYIFIIVTILQIPSSKGRQKAFSTCTSHLTVVSILYGAVFFMYLRPTAHQSSFSLNKAVSVLNTVLTPMLNPFIYTLRNNEFKVALRKALDWKAVSFPKASQVVHGDEQCSWIQHKGACATLH